A single window of Nitrospirota bacterium DNA harbors:
- a CDS encoding Ig-like domain-containing protein, which yields MNRHRYINPRQSASFSLIIALLSVILFISGCGGGGGEGITDTTSSPVVISVSPAADSRQVAVNSAVTIEFSRPMDPMSVTGITVTVQGVKGFVTVNGASATFIPMNSFDYARTYTVTITRDVKDSHGIPLENSVTWDFTTAPPPNSLATYSHLLIVYPHTNAEYVEQGTAKRYAGSITESHTASLLRAFLNFSDLAADASDGVVDTHYDIIVSDRIIEKVSPFGDYFWLSYDDVRDDLGLYAPKGKYDSVHIVWNSGPIPAYFGLGGVFINDGTTTYSSIITGEQWWWFREGRPWGEVFLHEWLHGASNYYENLGFTMPVGNLHAALEHGYPETEAEGWMNWYRAYMRGQVWEPLLSSLTGIPGKAWSMPTPRQT from the coding sequence ATCTCCGGCTGTGGGGGAGGCGGGGGCGAGGGGATTACCGACACAACGTCAAGCCCGGTTGTTATATCAGTCAGTCCCGCAGCAGACTCCCGGCAGGTAGCTGTTAACAGTGCGGTAACTATTGAATTCTCCCGGCCGATGGACCCGATGAGCGTAACAGGCATTACCGTCACGGTACAAGGAGTGAAAGGTTTTGTAACAGTCAATGGGGCCTCTGCCACATTTATCCCCATGAACTCTTTTGATTACGCCAGGACGTATACGGTTACCATAACCAGAGATGTTAAAGACAGTCACGGCATCCCCCTTGAAAACAGCGTTACATGGGACTTCACAACAGCCCCCCCTCCAAACAGCCTGGCAACATACTCGCATCTCCTCATTGTCTATCCCCACACCAATGCCGAATATGTCGAACAGGGAACGGCAAAAAGATATGCCGGCAGTATTACGGAGAGCCACACCGCTTCATTGCTCCGGGCATTTCTGAATTTCTCCGATCTGGCAGCTGACGCCTCAGACGGTGTTGTCGATACGCATTATGACATTATTGTGTCAGACCGTATTATTGAAAAAGTTTCTCCTTTCGGGGACTATTTTTGGTTGAGTTACGATGATGTCCGGGATGACCTTGGGCTATATGCACCCAAAGGGAAGTATGATTCGGTCCATATCGTCTGGAACAGCGGCCCAATACCGGCATATTTTGGTCTCGGAGGTGTATTCATAAACGATGGGACAACTACCTATTCAAGTATCATTACGGGTGAGCAATGGTGGTGGTTTCGGGAAGGCAGGCCCTGGGGTGAAGTATTTCTTCATGAGTGGCTCCACGGCGCATCAAACTATTATGAAAATCTTGGGTTTACCATGCCGGTCGGAAACCTGCATGCCGCGCTGGAGCATGGATATCCTGAAACAGAGGCTGAAGGATGGATGAACTGGTACCGGGCCTATATGAGAGGACAGGTATGGGAGCCTCTGCTTTCAAGTCTCACCGGGATTCCCGGAAAGGCATGGAGCATGCCGACGCCGCGTCAGACGTGA